Below is a genomic region from bacterium.
TCCGGCCGTCGTTTGTCGGTATAGGAGGATTCGGTGCGGTAGGGTGTAACCTCGATCACTTTAAGGCTCTCCTCGTCCGTTTCACGTAGAACACCAACGGTTCCAAAGTCGTTGGTGTAGTAGGAATCGGGGAATATACGCTGTATATCCTCAGGTTTTGCGTTGGTAGTGACATCCCAATCTTTCGGCTTACGGCCTATAAGAAGATCGCGTACGCATCCGCCGACAAGATATGCTTCGAACCCTTCCTTGCGGAGTATTTCGGAAACCGAGGAAACTTCTTTTGAAATAGAGAAGTGCATAATCAATAAAATAGTAGCCCGCGATTAGGCTTTCTCCTAGCCGTGTCTTAGTATCAAAGAGTTCAATGCCCCTGTGGTGAAATGGATATCATTACAGACTTCGAATCTGTCGTTCCAAGTTCGAATCTTGGCGGGGGCACAAAAAGAAGCAGGCGGCTCTGGGCCGCCTGCGGGGAAGTTGGTGTAGGGCTTATTGTGGTCTCCGGACCAGCTCGCCCTTCTTGTTGATGTGAAGCTCCGCGATCAGAACTTCGGCGCGGTCGAGAGCCGCATTGATTGCCGACCGGGGATTCGGATGCTTCCCGCTTGCGAGCTCCTCGTCGGCGTAGCTGTACACGCCTTTGGCGAATTCGAGCGTACCCCGAACCACGCCGTCCGGGGTTTCCGGAGCCGCGGTAACGAGCTTCAGGGCCGCGAGCTCACCGCGGATTCCGGCGGGAAGGTCCGGCCACTTTCCGTCGATGACCTCTTGATCGAGATCCTCGATGCATCCTTCAAAGAGCTCGTGGGCGCCGTTCCTGGCGCGCTGGGCAAAACCTGATGGGGGCATGGTCTTCTCCTGTTTCCGTTAGACCTTCTCGGTCCGAGGTTGAGATTACTAAGTATGATTTTATAATGCGATTATACTGGCGCTTTTTATATACTTTTGTACTTTTAGTTCAAATAGAGTATCCTCTCGATAGTGATATTCAGCCGCACGGAAGACCTCGAAGACCGTATCATCGAACTCCTCCTTGAGGGTCGTTTGAGTATCAAATCGATGCACGCCCGGCTGGTCTTTCCTGAGAAATCGCTCTCGCTTCGCGCTATTTATAAAGCGACGGACAAACTCATCGCGGCGGGCGTGCTCATTAAAACCGGGAAGCGGCTGATGGTGGACGAAGAATGGGCGCGAAGGGTAGGGGAGCGACTTCGTCCTGTCCCGGTCGCGGCGCCCTCAGTCGGGGAGAAATTTTCCCATACCTTTACATCGATCGAACACCTCGATGCCTTCTGGAAGACAGTGGTCCTCCCTATTGAGGAATCGGTTCCGAACCCCGAAGTCTTCTTCTACAACCCGCACGATTTCTGGGCATATATGCCCGAGCGCAAGGAAAGCGAGGAGGCGTATTATCGGCATTTCGCTAAGGTGGGGCGCCACGGCTTTTTTATCGTAGGAGGGGAGTCTGAGGCGGACAAGGAATTTAAGCGGGAATACCAAGGCGAATACCTTCAAATAGATACAAGAAATATCCTATCCCTTCGCCGAAGTGACCATGTGACCGTTATAGGCTCTCTTATCGTCACGGTACGGCTCCCTAAGGTATCAGCGACGCGGATCGATAAGCTCTATGAATCGAACAGGCCGATAAAGGACACACTTCCCGAGCTTCTCCCCATCTGTCGGGCGTTGGGGAAGATTCGCTTCACCCTTGAAAACGACCCCTTGAAGGCAAAGAAGCTCAGAAAGCTTCTTGCGAGGAACTTCTATTTTCCGAAAACGTAGCGGCTGTTAACAATCTTGCGTCATAACCGTACTCTCGTCGTAGAGTATATATATGCGAAAGGATAAAGACAAAGCTTTTGAATTACGCAGGAATGGAAAGAGCTACAGAGAAATCAGGGGCGCCCTTAAGGTACCAATAAGCACCCTTTCTGGCTGGTTCAGTGAAATTGGATGGTCTAAGAAGATGGCCAGAGATTTAGCAGCAAAGGCCCAGATACAGCACACGGCCAGGATAATCGAACTCGACAGGATTCGGGGCGTTCATCTGGCTCGGATATACGAGGAAGCGAAGGAAGAAGCCCGGACAGACCTTGAGATTCTCAAATACAACCCCCTCTTTATAGCCGGGCTCATGCTCTATTGGGGCGAAGGAGACAAGACGACGAAAAGTCAGGTGCGGCTCGCGAATACCGACCCGGAATTAATCAGACTCTTTGTCGTCTTCTTGAAGAACGTATGCAATATACCCGAGGAGAAAGTGTGGGTCTCCATCCTCACTTATCCGGATATAGACGATGAGGCGAATCGGCGTTATTGGTCCCAAGCATCCGGGGTCCCGCTCGATAAGTTCCTCAAAAGCATCCTTATACAGGGCCGCCATAAGACGAAGCGTCTCGGACACGGCGTCTGCAGCATCTTCGTCTCAAGTACGTACCTGAAGGTGAAGATGATCGAGTGGCTGCGGTTGTTACCGCAGGAATTGATGAACTTGCAATATTATGAGAATATAAAGCCCGAGGCGGACATGGTTTAGTGGTAAAACAGGATCTTGCCAAGATTCAGTCGGGGGTTCGATTCCCCCTGTCCGCACCAGCTTCTTGAAGCGCAAAAACGGCCTTGAATGGCCGTTTTTGCGCTTCGGACAAAAGTGGATAAAGGTGTTAATACTGGGGATAAAGGACAATATTTGACGCTCTGTCCACCGCGATGGTCTGTAGAATTGCAAGCAAATAGGCCCTCATTCTTAAAGCCGTGAGGTCCTCTCGGAAAATGAAGAAAGGACATAAAGGTTTTAGGCGACCAAAATGTAAAACACCCCTGACGGGGTGTTTTACATTTTGGTCGGGGCGCCGGGAATCGAACCCGGTCATCTTGCTCCCAAAGCAAGCGTACTACCGGTATACGACGCCCCGAGTGCAAGCAGAGTAACACGGGCCCTTAACCCTTGCGACTTTTACATTCTCCGATCAGTGCGGAAAAGCCCCGTAAGTGGTATTCTCGGGAACGAAGCGGGATTAGTTTAATGGTAGAACATCAGTTTTCCAAACTGATGGCGGGAGTTCGATTCTCCCATCCCGCACAGCGGTCAGAGACCCGTTTTTCGTCTGCGAGGCCTCGAAAATAGTTCGCAACCGCGAGGCCTGCCCGGTCGAGCTTTAGTGTTCCGCATCCGTTCCGTCTAAATTAAACCGACCCGGCAAGCTATACTTACCTCTATGTCCCACGAGGTCCCGAAACTCAATCAGAGCGAATCTAAGGAAAAGCCGCCTGTTCTGTACCATGGAACAGCGAACGGTGATATCAAGGAGTTTGAACCACGTTCCGCGGCAGAAAGACCCGATGAAGAACCGGCGGTGTATGCATCTCCTGATCGTGAGATCGCCATTCAATCAATGGCGAATAAATTCGTGACAAACGGCGGTATCGTAAATGGGCGTAAATTCGTATGTATTCCCATGACCCGTGAAGAATTTATAGAACAGGATCACGGTGGCACGGTGTATAGCTTCCCCAGCGATTCCTTCGAAATAAATAAAGGAATCGGACTTGGCGATAAGGAATGGGTTTCTAGAACTACTGTTAAACCCCGTGGGTTAGAGCGGTTCCCTTCGCTATTAGCAGCAATGCTCAAACAAGGAACCGAGGTTTATTTTATTAAACCCGAAATGGTCTCGGTAATTAGTAAAGCTCAAGATAGTGACCCTGAAGAATTAGAGAGGCTTCTTGGGGGTCTTGAACGGGCAGAGTCTTGAATCGCGTCCGACCCCATCATTTTGACCTTTCCCAAATTCGCCGTGGAGCCTCGCGGTGCCACACATGCTGTGGTTTTCATCCGTCCACGCCCGTTCACGCACAAAAGCCCGACATTCGTCGGGCTTTTGTGCTAGTCGGCCAGCGTGATGATTCGGTCGTTGAGAATAAGCCGATCTCTGAGGTGCTCCAGCAGCTCCCGCTTTTCCTCTCTCGTGCCGTTCTTCAGCAGATACTTGGCATACTTGCGTATGTCCATCTCCTTGGCCTCGATGGTTTCTTTGGTGCCCTCCACCTCCGCCCGCAGCTTGTTGTATCGGGACACCTCCCGCTCAATGAGGTGTCGCGCCCCGATCTCGTCAAGGGAGATGCGGTCTATCATGGTGGCGAGCTGGTCGAGTACTTTCTCCTCCCGCAGATACGGGTTCTTGCACTGGGTATCCTTGGCCCGGGAGCAGGAATAATACACATAGGAGACGGGCTCGCCGGTACTCAATATCTTCTGCTTCTCCTGTGCCGTTATGCCGCTCCCGCAGTACCCGCACAGCAGGAGCTTGGTGAAGTTCCATTCTTTGAAGCGGTGCTTGGGGCGGTTCTCCTCGGCGATCTTTTCCTGCACGGCTTGGAAGAGTTCCTGGGTGATAAGCGGCGTATGTTTGCCGGTATACCAGTTTCCCGAGCCTCTCGGATACTCGAACACGCCGCAATAGAAGGGGTTCTTGAGCATTTTGTATAGCGTCGAGAGATTCATGCTCTTGCCGATGCGCGAGGCGAACTGCACATCCCTCTTCAGCCACCCGTGTACCTTGCGGCCGCTCCAGCGCTCGATCCCGACTTTCTCGAAGACCTGTTTAATGATTGGCGCTCTAATAGGGTCCACCAATATCTCGCAGCGGTGATCCTTCCGAGAATCGTTGAGGTATCCCGTGGGCGCGATGCCGGGCCACAGGCCCATCTCGGCCCTTGCACGTAGCCCGCGCTTCACATTGATGCGCTTGTTATCGTTCTCAAGCTTCGCTTGGCTCCCAAGAATCATCAGCAAGAACTTCTCGTTCGGGTTGTTGCCGAACCGCTGCCCATATGTGCGTATGTCCACCAAGTGCCTGCTATCCATTAAGTCCACGATGCGGCCGAGGTCGCCTGCGTTGCGACTGATGCGGTCCGGTGCCCAGGTTAAGATGCCGTTGAACTTTCCAGCCCTCAATTCGTCTACGATTTCATTGAATACCGGTCGCGCTCCGGCCTCCTTGGCCGAGTGCGACTCTCGCTTCACCTCGACAATCTCCAATTTCTCTTTCTCTGCGAGCGCCAACATCTCCTTGACCTGGCTCTCGATGCTCAAAACTTGCTGCTCCTCGCTCTCTGTACTTTTCCTCGCATACAAGCAGTACCGCACCGCCTGTACCTCCACCAAGGGAGGAGCCGCCCCAAATCCGCCCTGAATCATTGCTGTTTCCATACATTTGCCGTTATTGCTAACGGGTCAATGGATGACGCAACCCCTCGTGGGTGTCCAGCGAGGGGTTGTTGGTATCTAATGCGGAATTTAGTACCTTGTTATTTTCTCTTCCCTGGTTTTCTCACAGGCTCGGCGTGAGGGAACTTCTCAAAGTGATCGATGACGGCTTCCTCTTTTGCAACTTGTTCTGACGCAGTACGTTTGCGCTCTTCATCCTCCTTCTCGCGGCGAGTCACCGCTTCGCGCTCCTCATCTTCCCGAATACGTTCACGCTCCTTCGCCTCGATTTCCCCAAGAACCTCGGTTGCGATTTTAAGCTCGTGTTCGTCGCCAAATTTTCGTATGTGCTCAAGCGCATCCTGGGCATACTGCTCATCCAGTAAACTTAGATATAGACGGAATTTCGCGGGATATTCTCGCAGGGAGGACTCAACTTCTTCGGCAGAGTAGAATTGGTCACCCAAGCGGTATTCACTCGGATGTTCGCGAATAAACGCCGCGACCTCTTCGATTCTTGCCTTCGGAATAAGAACACCCGAAGCGACCAGCCCGATTTCGTGGTATGTGCTGCCGTCCTGGAAATTCGCAGTCGGGAGATCTAATGCTTTTGCGAGCGCCTCCTCTCGATCTTGGCGAATAGGGCCGTCCCTGCGAGGCAGAGCGGGGCGACGGCTCCATCCATCGCCGATGCTCTTATCAAGAAAATCAAAAACAAGAAGCGCGTTTTCACCCAAGATCCCGCCGTCCTCATGTTCGGATGGAAAGAATCTATCGCGATTTTGCATGAGCCTTCCGTCAGGCAGGTCCTCACTGGATATGATCGTGAATTCTGGGAGGCCAAGCTCTTCGAGACTTCCTTCCTGCCGTAACAGGTCTATGAGAACATCGTGGTCACTTTTGCCTAAGTCCTTGCCGAGCGCATTTAACTCAAGATGTGTATTGTGCCGCTCAGAGTCTATGAGTTCCGCTTCCGTTTTCACTTCTGGGTCGGTGAGAGCGTGCGCGTTCTGCTTGCGAAATCGCTTAAGCTCCTTGAACTTGTCTTGATACGAACGAACAAGACGGCCATACTTTTTCTGAGCGGTTTCCTGTGATTCGGGCCGTGGGCCAGCACCTTCAAATCCGGACATATAGACATCATACTATGACAAATGAAAAGCCGTCCTCAAACGACTTTTCGTTAGAGAACGGCTTTGGCCTGTTAGAGCTTTTGCCCTACTGGGAGGCCGACGCGCGGCCTGCCATGAAGAGTTTCAGGAGGAGCTCTTCGGCGCCATTTTTTCTATGCAGGTTGGCATCAATCGCCAACCAGAGCACGCCCGAAATGGCGGCAATTGCCAGGTCGTCCTCGTCGAGATCGACGTATCCAACGACCTCTTCGGTGCCACCACTTTCCGTAATCATCCGACGCGCTTCTTCGATGTCGTCGACGTTGCAGATGGCCGCTCCGAATCCTTCATCGGCTTTCGCGCCGACCTGACGAGTGAATACGATACCCATAGATCTTCTCCCTAGCTGGATGCCCGTAAATGGGCGACAAATTGACTGTTTTCTATAGTAGCATGTAGCACATATACTGTCAAGGGTCATGCGCCTGGATTCTATATCAAAAGCCCCACACCGGATTGTGTGGGGCTGTAGCGGACGGATTGTGCTAGGCGTGGTGTCTCCGTTGGTTGAGCAGCACGAGGCCGCCGAAGAAGAAACCGATTCCGAGCGGAAGGTCCGCGAGGAAGTTGAGGAACCAGTTGCGCCAGGGAGCGGTGCTCCCGCCCGTATGCACCGCAGATATCGCGGCGAAGACCAGAGTGGCCATGGGCCACAGAAACATCCAATCGCGATCCGGCCCCCGGAAACTCGTGGGATGATACACACCCTCCCTCAAGAAGAGGAGGCCAGTAATCGCGCAGAGTGCACTCAGCCCGCACATCAGGGCTTCGAGTTTGCGATCGTCGTCCCCAATCCTTCCGCCCGCCGCCATCGTGCAGAGGACGGTGACGGTCAGGGCGACGCCGATACCGACGCCGATGCGCTGGGTAAACAGGGCGATTGCCCCGCCGACCAGAAGCTGGGCGAGCAGGATGCCCGCGTTCCAGTACCAATTTCTCAATGTCGTCATGTTTGTGGCCCTCCTTAGGCCATTTGTGCTACCGTACGCAGTATTACATATCTACTTAGGAAGTCAAGGATTGCATGGCGACCCCGAATTCTAGGCATTTGTAGGCATTTCGCGGCCTGCCGTATGAGTGTCTAATGTGTCTAATCGGCACCTACCGAAAGTGACAGTGCGCTGTCACTCTTTACGCCTAATTTCCTCTAAGATACCCAGCATCTGCGGTCTGGTTCTCTGAAAATGTTACGCGCCCGTACATGCCGTATTCGTGTAACATTTGTAACATTTTGCCCTCCGGCATTGGACACGCCTGCGGGGGTATCTAACGTCCTTGCAACCCCAAAATGCAACATGCCACAAACGCCGTTTTGACGTTGCATTCTATATCATTTTGACCCCCGACCCCCTGTCAGATTTGTAAGGTAACAGTCCACTTTCCGAACACTCGGGATAGCCCTTTTCGTGTTCGGTTTGTTCGCTTTTCCAGTCCGCAACCGCGAGGCCCACGCTCGCCACTCGTGAGACACACCCAAAACGCTAGAATACCTTGCAACTGCTTGCTGGAATCGCTAAAACGAGACAGTGTCCGATATACCCTACCTGTGTCTCATTTGTCTCATTTTGTACCCGACCCCGAGGCCTCGATCGGGGTTAGCGGCTACTCGCCAAAGGGCGTTGCGTTTGCCTCGCCTGGCCCAGTTCAGTACAGTGAGGGGGCACAC
It encodes:
- a CDS encoding recombinase family protein, whose amino-acid sequence is METAMIQGGFGAAPPLVEVQAVRYCLYARKSTESEEQQVLSIESQVKEMLALAEKEKLEIVEVKRESHSAKEAGARPVFNEIVDELRAGKFNGILTWAPDRISRNAGDLGRIVDLMDSRHLVDIRTYGQRFGNNPNEKFLLMILGSQAKLENDNKRINVKRGLRARAEMGLWPGIAPTGYLNDSRKDHRCEILVDPIRAPIIKQVFEKVGIERWSGRKVHGWLKRDVQFASRIGKSMNLSTLYKMLKNPFYCGVFEYPRGSGNWYTGKHTPLITQELFQAVQEKIAEENRPKHRFKEWNFTKLLLCGYCGSGITAQEKQKILSTGEPVSYVYYSCSRAKDTQCKNPYLREEKVLDQLATMIDRISLDEIGARHLIEREVSRYNKLRAEVEGTKETIEAKEMDIRKYAKYLLKNGTREEKRELLEHLRDRLILNDRIITLAD